GTCCGCCACCGAGCCGGGGACCCTTGGTGGGCGTAGGCATTGGTCAAATCTCCTTGAAGTTCTTCGTCAAGTACCGAGTCAGTGGTCCCGAGTCAGTACTGCCAACCGGTGCTGAGGGTCAGTACTGCTCGTCCTCGACGAAGTCGCCCTCGTCGTCGCCGTAGTAGGCCGACGCGGACGGGTCGAAGTCGAGCGGGCTGTCCTTGAGGGACAGACCGAGCTCGGCGAGCTTCTCCTTGACCTCCGTGATCGACTTCGCGCCGAAGTTGCGGATGTCCAGGAGGTCGGCCTCCGAACGGGCGACGAGCTCGCCGACCGTGTGGATGCCCTCACGCTTGAGGCAGTTGTACGAACGGATCGTCAGCTGCAGGTCCTCGATCGGCAGCGCCAGGTCCGCGGCCAGGGCCGCGTCCGTCGGCGACGGGCCGATCTCGATGCCCTCGGCCTCGACGTTCAGCTCACGCGCCAGGCCGAACAGCTCGACGAGCGTCTTGCCGGCCGACGCGAGCGCGTCGCGCGGGCTGATGGCCGCCTTCGTCTCGACGTCGACGATGAGCTTGTCGAAGTCCGTGCGCTGCTCGACACGCGTCGCCTCGACCTTGTAGGTCACCTTGAGGACCGGCGAGTAGATCGAGTCGACCGGGATGCGGCCGATCTCGGCGTCGAACGTCTTGTTCTGCGCGGCCGACACGTAGCCACGGCCGCGCTCGACGGTCAGCTCGATCTCGAGCTTGCCCTTGTCGTTGAGCGTCGCGAGGTGCAGGTCGGGGTTGTGCACCTCGACGCCCGCCGGCGGCACGATGTCCGCGGCGGTGACCTCACCCGGGCCCTGCTTGCGCAGGTACATCACGACGGGCTCGTCGTTCTCCGACGAGACCACGAGGTTCTTGATGTTGAGGATGATCTCGGTGACGTCCTCCTTGACCCCCGGCACGGTCGAGAACTCGTGCAGGACGCCGTCGATACGGATCGACGTGACGGCGGCACCGGGGATGGAGGACAGCAGCGTCCGGCGGAGCGAGTTGCCGAGCGTGTAGCCGAAGCCCGGCTCGAGCGGCTCGATGGAGAACCGCGAACGGTTCTCCGAGATGACCTCTTCGGCCAGGGTGGGGCGCTGTGCGATCAGCACGGTGTGATTCCTCTCAGCGGACGTCCGCCATATGACGCCACGCAGGTGTTGCGATCCCGGTCATGCCTCGGTCCGCATCCCGGGAGATGACTTGACGACCTACGCCCGTGCCGGGCCGAGCAGGGGCACGGCCCGGCACGGGCGAGGGGTCAGACGCGGCGGCGCTTCGGCGGACGGCAGCCGTTGTGCGCCTGCGGCGTGACGTCCTGGATCGAACCGACCTCGAGACCGGCGGCCTGCAGCGAACGGATCGCCGTCTCGCGGCCCGAGCCCGGGCCCTTGACGAAGACGTCGACCTTGCGCATGCCGTGCTCCTGCGCACGACGGGCGGCGGCCTCGGCGGCGAGCTGCGCGGCGAACGGCGTCGACTTGCGCGAGCCCTTGAAGCCGACCTGGCCGGACGACGCCGACGAGATCACGGCACCCGAGGGGTCGGTGATCGAGATGATCGTGTTGTTGAACGTGCTCTTGATGTGCGCCTGGCCGTGGGAGACGTTCTTCTTCTCCTTGCGGCGCGGCTTGCGCACGGCGGTACGGGACTTGGGAGGCATCTGCTCTTCTTCTCTCTACGGATCGGGCTGCCGGAAGCGGCGGGCGGTTACTTGCGCCCGGCCTTCTTCTTGCCGGCGACGGTGCGCTTCGGGCCCTTGCGGGTACGCGCGTTGGTCTTCGTGCGCTGGCCGCGCACCGGAAGGCCGCGGCGGTGACGCAGGCCCTCGTAGCAGCCGATCTCCACCTTGCGGCGGATGTCCGCGGCGACCTCACGGCGGAGGTCACCCTCGAGCTTGTAGTTGCCCTCGAGGTAGTCACGCAGCGCGACGAGCTCGGTGTCGCCGAGCTCCTTCACGCGCAGGTCGCCGGAGATGCCGGTGGCCGCAAGGGTCTCCTTGGCGCGCGTGCGGCCAACTCCGTAGATGTAGGTGAGCGCGATCTCCAGCCGCTTCTCGCGGGGGAGGTCGACGCCGACAAGACGTGCCATGTGCCTGGTGGCTCCTGTTACTGCTCGGAGGTCTTCCGCAGCACCCTCCCGCGTTCGTGCGGGCCCCGGCCTCCGAGCCGAGGGTTCAACGGTCCCGGCGATGCCGGACCCGAGGTGATGCTGCGCTGGGTTGCCCCGGAGGGCAGGTGATGCGTGGGCGTCAGCCCTGACGCTGCTTGTGGCGCAGGTTCTCGCAGATCACCTGGACGCGACCGTGCCGGCGGATCACCTTGCACTTGTCGCAGATCTTCTTGACGCTGGGCTTGACCTTCATCGCGTGTTTCCTCCGCCGCCGCGTGACCCGGAGGGGACCGGCGGCGATGTCGTGGTGATTACTTGTAGCGGTAGACGATGCGACCGCGGGACAGGTCGTACGGGCTCAGCTCGACGACCACCCGGTCCTCAGGGAGGATCCGGATGTAGTGCTGTCGCATCTTGCCCGAGATGTGGGCGAGCACCTTGTGGCCGTTGGTGAGCTCCACGCGGAACATCGCGTTCGGCAGCGCCTCGACGACACTGCCCTCGATCTCGATGACGCCGTCCTTCTTCGCCATGTCCTCCGCTAACTGTCGGTCGTGTCGAGCACCACGAGGTCCACGCGAACCGGCATGCCGCCGGAACGTCGTCGAGATCGTGGAAGGGAGCGGGTGCTGCCCCGGTGCCGTCCGGCCGGTCTCCCGGTCACGGACGACGAACAGAGCGCACACACCCAACGGGCTACTTTACGCCATGCCACCCATTCGACGAAACCGCTCCGGTGACCCCGAGACGTGACGTCCGACTCCCCCGCCGCGTGCTCAGGGGCGTCGGAGCCCGTGCCGGGCCGCAGCACCGGCGGTGGGAGCGGGCGTCGCCCGCTCCGGTCAGTCGAGGGGCGTCGGCGTCACACCGTGCGGCGCGAGACCCGCCAGACCGCCGTCGCGCGCCGTGAGCACCCAGATCCCGCCGTCGAGGATCGCGACCGTGTGCTCCCAGTGGGCCGCGCGCGAGCCGTCCTCCGTGACGACCGTCCAGTCGTCGGCGAGCACCCGCGTCGCCTGCTCACCGCGCACGAGCATCGGCTCGACCGCGACGCACAGGCCCGGGCGGACCTTCGCCCCGCGGTCCCGCGTGCGGTAGTTCAGCACGTCCGGCGGCTGGTGCATCGCCGACCCGATGCCGTGACCGACGTAGTCCTCCACCACGCCGAGCCGCACGCCACCGTTGCGCCCGGCCGTGTGCGCGCCGTCCACGACGTCCTCGACCGCGTCACCGACGGCACCGAGGCGGTCGGCACCGGCGAGCGCCGCGATGCCGGCCCACATGGCCTCCTCGCCGGTCGCGACGAGCTCGCGGTCCTCGACCGTGCCGTCGCCCAGGACGAACGACAGCGCGCTGTCGCCGTGCCACCCGTCGACGACCGCACCGCAGTCGATCGACACGACGTCGCCCTCCGCGAGCACCCGCCCGCCGGGGATGCCGTGCACCACCTCGTCGTTCACCGACACGCACACCGTCGCGGGGTACCCGTGGTAGCCCAGGAACGACGGCGCCGCACCCGCCTGCACGATCACCCGTGCCGCGGCCGCGTCGACGTCCGCCGTCGTCGCGCCGGGCACAGCAGCCGCACGGGCCGCGTCGAGCGCGTCGGCGACGACGAGCCCGGCACGCCGCATGACGCGCACCTGGTCGGCGCTCTTGTACTCGATCCGTTCGCGGCCGAACACGTGAACCACCGTCCTCCGCCCGCTCAGCGGGCGGGCGAGCCGATCGCCACGAGCAGGCGCTCAGTGACCTCGTCGACCTCGCCGATGCCGTCGACGCGCGCCAGCAGGCCGCGCTGCGAGTAGACGTCCGAGATCGGGGCGGTCTGCTCGGCGTAGACGTCGAGCCGGTGGCGGATGACGTCCTCGGTGTCGTCCTCGCGACCCTCGATCTCGGCGCGCTTGAGCAGGCGCTCCGCGACGACCTCGGGGTCCGCGGTGATCTCGACCGCGAGGTCGAGGGACAGGCCGGCGTCCGCGAGGATCGCGTCGAGCTCGGCGACCTGGGCGACGTTGCGGGGGTAGCCGTCGAGCAGGAACCCACCCGCGGTGTCGTCCTGCGCGAGTCGGTCACGGACCATCGCGTTCGTGATCTCGTCGGGCACCAAGGCGCCCCGCGACGAGTACTCCTGCGCCTTGCGGCCGAGCTCCGTGCCGCCCTTGATGTTGGCGCGGAAGATGTCGCCCGTCGAGATCGCGGGGACCGCGAGGCGCTCGGCGAGGCGGGCCGCCTGCGTGCCCTTGCCCGCTCCGGGCGGGCCGAGCAGGACCAGACGCGTGCTCATCGGAGGAACCCTTCGTAGTGCCGCTGCTGCAGCTGGGACTCGATCTGCTTGACGGTCTCGAGGCCGACGCCGACGACGATCAGGATCGACGAGCCGCCGAACGGGATGTTCTGGCCGACGTCGAGCATGATGAACGCGATCGTCGGGATCAGCGCCACGACCGCGAGGTACAGCGAGCCGGGCGCCGTGATGCGCGAGATCACGTAGCTGAGGTAGTCGGCGGTCGGGCGGCCGGCACGGATGCCGGGGATGAAGCCGCCGTACTTCTTCATGTTGTCCGCGACCTCGTCCGGGTTGAACGTGATCGCCGTGTAGAAGTAGCAGAAGAAGATGATCAGCACGACGTACAGCGCGAGGTTCAGCGGCGCGTCCTGCGCGGCGAGGTTCTGCGAGACCCACCGGACCCAGTCCGCGGTCTGGTCGCCGAACTGCGCGATGATCCCCGGGATCGCCAGGAGCGACGACGCGAAGATGATCGGGATGACGCCGGCCATGTTGATCTTGATCGGGATGTAGGTGCTCGACCCGCCGTACATGCGGCGGCCCACCATGCGCTTGGCGTACTGCACCGGGATGCGGCGCTGGCTCTGCTCGACGAAGACGACGAGCGCGATGACGAGCACGATGATCGCCAGGACGACGATGAACTTCGTCAGGCCGTTGTTGCCACCCGCGATCGACCACATGGCGGTCGGGAAGCTCGCGGCGATCGACGTGAAGATGAGCAGCGACATGCCGTTGCCGACGCCGCGCTCGGTGATGAGCTCGCCGAGCCACATGATCAGGCCCGTGCCCGCGGTCATCGTGATGACCATGATGACGAGCGTCGTCCACGACGAGTCCGGGATGACGTCGACGGTGCACCCGCCGAAGAGCTGGCCGCTGCGCGCGATCGTGATGACCGTCGTCGACTGCAGGACGGCGAGCGCGATGGTCAGGTAGCGGGTGTACTGCGTGAGCTTCGCGGTACCCGACTGCCCTTCCTTGTGCAGCTCCTCGAACTTCGGGATCACGACGCGCAGCAGCTGCACGATGATGCTCGCGGTGATGTACGGCATGATCCCGAGCGCGAACACCGACAGCTGGAGCAGGGCTCCACCGCTGAACAGGTTCACCAGCCCGAGCAGGTCGTTCTCCGTACCCGCCTCGTCGATGCACTGCTGCACGTTGGGGTAGGACACCCCGGGCGTGGGCAGGAAGGATCCGATGCGGAACACCACCATGATGCCGATGGTGAAGAGCAGCTTCCGCCGCAGGTCGGGCGTCCGGAACGCCCGCACGAATGCGCCTAGCACCTGTCCTCCTGGGTAGCCGCTCGTGCGGCAGTCGTCAGCCACCCGGCGATGGCCGCAGGCAAGACTACCTGCAACCTCACCGAGCTCGGTTCTTCGCGGGTGAGCGCCTTCGCTACACGCGTGCCCGCCGCCGCCGACGCGCGACGAGCAGGAGCAGTATGCCCCCTGTGGCGCACGCCACGGCCCACGTGCCCAGGAACAGGACGTCGGCCCCCGTCCGGGCGAGCGGCGGCGTCCGCCCCGGTCCCGGTGTGGCCGCGGGTGACGGCGCCGGCGTCGGGGCGATCCCGTCCTGGCTCGGGCCGGGTCCGGGCGTGGGCTCGACCGTAGGGTCCGGCGTGGGTGCGACCGCGACGTCCGCGAGGTGCAGCAGCACGTCGAAGGACGCCTCGAGGCGTCCTTCGTGCGTGCCGTTCCCCGAGGTCGCGGCGACGTCGAAGACGTACCCGACCGTCAGCCGGGTCGACTCGCCCGGCGCCAGGACGCGGCTCGCGATGCGGGTGCGGCCCGCGTCCGCGAGCGCCCGCAGCGAGCGCTCGCCGCCGTCCCACCGCAGCCGCACGTCGTCGAAGAAGGTCGTGGTGCTCCCCGCGGGCGCGTCGAGGTCGACGTCGACCAGCCACGCCGTCAGCCGGCCCGCGCTCGGCCCGTCGTTGCGCACGACGAGGGTGCGGCGCGCCTGGTCACCGGGCACGGAGACGGGCACCCCGACGAAGCTCGTCGTCGCGGTGCTCTGCGTCGTGCCGTCCCACGCGAGCGAGACCGTCGGGCCCGCCCAGCCGACGCCCAGCTCGTCGTCGGCCACCGCGGCGGCGGCCGGGGCCGTCACCGCCAGCGTGAGACCGGCGGCGACCGCGGCGAGCACCCTCGTCGCGCGCCTCACGGCGTGGTCCGGAAGGTCGTGAACGTGAACGTGACGGTGTGCACGGGCTCCGCCGCGACGACGAACGTGCGGGCGGCCGTCGCCGTCCACGCGGACGACGCCCCGGACACCGTCCCGGCGGGGCCCGTCGCGGTCACCTGCGCGGTGTCGGTGTGCGTCCAGCGGGTCGGCACGTAGCGCGCGACGAGGCACCAGTACTCGTCGCTGGGCGTCGTCGACGCGGTGTACGCCGAGGTCCAGGGGGTCGAGGCGAGCGTCGCACCCGCGCCCGTCAGGCTCGTCGTGCAGGCCGCCGCCGACGCGACGCGGTACGTGCTGACCTGCGACGCGCCGAACACGCCGCCCGCGGTGTCGACCGTCAGCGTGTACGCCAGGCCGCGATGCCCCTGCGCGAGGCTGCGGACCTGCAGCGGGATCGCGACCGCTCCCCCGCTGAGGCTGTTGTTGTTGTAGAGCGTCGTCGTCGCGGCCGCCGGGATCGTGTACGTCACCGAGCCGCGGTTGCGCGACGCGTCGAGGGGCGTGCTCGTCGTCGCGAAGACCGGGCTGCCGGGAGCGCCCGCGCCGAACACCGTCACCCCCACGGGCATGCGCTGCGTCCCGGTCACGGACACGCGCCACAGCGCGAGCGTCCCGCCCGTCCCGACGCCGACGAGCGCCGCGACCAGCACGACGACCGCGACGACCGCGACGTCCCGCCGGCGCACCGCGCGGCGCACCCGCCCCACGACCGCGGCCGTCGTCGCGCGTATCACGGCGAGAACCCGTCGCCGTCGCGTACCTGCTCCCACGTCACGACGACCGTGCCGAGCCCGGTCGTCGGCGCCGAGGCGATCGCGGTGTCCGCGACCATCACGTCCGCGCCCGAGTACGTGAGCGTCACCGTCACCGCCCACGTCGCGGTCCCCCACGCCGCCACCTCGGCGGCCGTGAGGTTGTCCGGTGCGCCCGGCAGCAGGGTCGGCGTGCCGACCGGCACCGCGGTGGACGTGACGCCGTCCGGACGGGTGACCGTGTACGTCGCCGTCACGCCGCCCGCGGGCAGCAGCGCGGGTGCGGAGTCCCAGCTGACGCGCAGGCGCGCCGCGAGGTTGTCGCCCAGGAGCACCGGGCGGAAGCGCTGCACGACACGGAACGAGTCGCCGGGCGTTGCGAGGTGGTCGGCGGTGATCCCGTCCGACCTCGTCGCCACCGCGTGCGCCGGGCTCACGTCCGGGCTCGTCTCGGTCCAGGTGGGCGTCCCGACGAGCGCCAGGTCCAGGGTGCCGCTGCGCACCACGGAGGCGGCGACGGTCACCCCCGCGCCCCACAGCGCATAGGTCAGCCCCGCCGCGGCACCCGCGACGAGGAGGGCCGCGGCGGCGAGGGAGACGGGGCGCCGGGTCCTCATCGGGCGCCCTCCACCTCGCCCGTGGGGGCGCGCTCGTCGTCGGCGGGCGTGTCGGCGGGCGCGTCGGCGGTGGGCTCGTCGTCGCGCGTGCGCCTCTCGGGGCGCAGGATCATCACCGCGGCGTACCCGAGCAGCGCGGCCGCGACGAGCGCGACGGCCAGACCCTTGCGCTCGCCGAGCCACAGCGACACGTGGCCCACCCACGGCACCGAGTACACCGCCACCGCCTGGATCTGCGCGGGCTCGATCGGGTCGTCGTCCGCCCCGTTCGCGTCGCCGCGCGTCACGAACGTCGTCCCTGCGGCGCTGATGCGCTTGGCGACCACGCGGTGCGTGACGAGCGTCGGGTCGCCCGAGACCGGCTGGAACGTCACGACGTCGCCCACGTGGACCTCGGTGGCCGGGTCGGACACGGTCCGCACCGCGACGACGTCGCCCGGCGAGAACGTCGGCTCCATCGAGCCGGTGAGCACGGTGAGGGTGGTGCCGCCGAGCGCCTTGGGCACCACGACGAGCACCGCGACCGCCGCCACGACGACCAGCAGCACCGCCCACATGAGGACGGAGAGCACACCGGACAGCGCGCTGTCGTGTCGTCGTGCGGTCATCGGGGCTCCTCGTGCTCGTCAGGGCGGGAGATGGGCGGTAGGTGGGCGGGACGCGAACGCCCCGCCCACCTGCGCGGTCAGCTGAAGTCGGCGCCGCTGCGGTCCTGCTGCAGCGAGACGGCCAGGTTCTTCAGCGCCGTCGCCGCGTTCATCGTCGAAGCGGCGGTCGTGCCGCTCGCCTCGGCGGACCAGTCCGCGGTGACGACCACGAACAGGTCGGCGGCGGTCGTGCCGTCGACGACGACCGTGCCGGTGTTCACCGGGGCGCCCGCGGCCTGGCCGGTGCGCGGCGCGGCGAACCGCAGCGTCGTCGAGGTGCCGTCGAGCACGCCGGCGGTCACGTCGGTGCCGTTCGCGTCGAACACCTGGTAGGAGACGACCAGGCCCTCGGGCAGGGGCGTCGTGCCGCCCGAGCTCGTGACGTCGAGGTTCGCGACGAGGTTGTCGCCGACGAGCGTGACGTCCAGGCCGTACGTGCCCTCGGCGACGTCACCCGGGACCATGCGCCACGTCTGCAGGTCGACCGTGTGGCCGTCCAGCTCGGTCACGGGCGTCGCGGCGACCGTGACGTCCGTGCGGTCCGGGGACACGTCGAACCAGCCGACGCTCGTGGCCGACACGCCGAGCTCACCGTTGGTGATCGTGCCGCCCGGGATCGAGTCCGAGTCGGACCACAGGGCGAACGTCGTGCCGCCGGACAGGAGCGCGAGACCGGCGAGCCCGGCGATGACGCCCTTCGTCTTGTTCTTCATGGTCGTGCCTTTCTGTGGAGGGTTCGCCCCGCGAGGGGCCGCAGTCCGTCCGGGCTCGGGCGGTCTGGATCCGGTCAGAGCACGCCGACCGGCGCGGTGGCGGTGCACACCCGGCTGGCGCCGGCCGCGAGGGAGGAGATCGTCACGCTCGTGCCTGGCGTGACCGTGGGAGTCCCCGGGCAGGAGATGACCGGGGAGGTCGTGGCGGACGTCGTGCCGCCGGCATCGGTACGGGTGTCCGTCGCCGTGTCGGTGAGCACCACGTCCGTGAGCGGCGCCGAGCCGGTGTTCTGCACCGTGTAGCGCCAGTAGACGGTCGTCCCCGGCGCGAGCGACGCGCCGGACGTGATCGGCGTCGTGAACGCCGCGCTCGTGAACGCCTCCTTGGTCACGCGGACCTCGGAGCGGTACAGGACGTGGCGCGCGCAGAGCTGCGCGGCCTCGTCGGACGACCCCGCGGCGCACGTCACCGAACCCGCCGCGAGCACCGTGTGGGACACGCGCGCGACGTTGGTCATCACGCGGTCCCCCGGGGTCGCGAGCACGGTGACCGGGATCGTCAGCGTCACCGACGCGCCGGGGTCCAGCGCACCGGACCACGAGACGAGCTGGCCCGACACGGTCACGCCCGTCGGGCTCGACGTCACGGTGCCGCGCGTCGCGTCGTCCGTGACGGCAGTCAGGTCGTCGTAGACGCGCGCCGGCGTCGCAGCCGTGTAGGAGCCGTTGCCGACGTTCGTCGCGACGACCGTGTACGTGACCACCCCGCCCGCGGCCGGCATGACCGTCGCGTTCGCCGTCTTGGTGACCTGGAGGCGCGGGACCCGCAGGCGCACCGGCCAGTCCTCGACCTCGCCGCGCGCCGTGAACCCGGTGGGTGCGAGCTGCGCCTGGACGGTCGAGGCCATCAGGCGCAGGAACGTCCGGTCACCCCCGGCTGCCTGCCCCTCGGGCACGGCGCTCGGTACGGCGAAGCTCAGCGTGACGTTGGTCGAGGTCGTCGACGTGCAGGTGGCGTCCGCGCTGGACGCCTCGCCCGCGTCGAACTGGCCGTTGCGGTTCCAGTCCAGCCACCCGCGCACGTACGTGGTCGCGCCGTCGGCGGCGCACCGGATGTTCGCGACGGCGTACGTCGTCGTCACGCCGCGCACGTAGGTGATGTCCGCCAACGCCGCCGCGAGCGCGTCCTCGTCGGGCGTGTCACCCGAGGCGTCGGCCGACGACGCGGGCAGCAGCTCGGGGACCGCGTTCGGTCCGAGGCGGGTCGCCGGCGGTCCGAGCACGGCACGGGTGAAGGACACCGACCCGTTGCTCGCGAGCGTGGTCCACGTGTTGAAGATGCTGTTGACCGGCGGGCTGCCGCCCGACCACGTCGGCTGCACGACTCCGCCCCCGAGGCCGTACGAGGCCGGGGCGTCGCCGTAGTCGACCCCCACCACGACGCCGAACGCGGCGGCGGCGAGTCCCGAGCCCTCGAGGCTCACCGCGAGCGTCGTCGCACCGTCGGCGAACGCCACGGCGGTCGCCGAACGTCCGGGCGCCGAGCACTCCGCGGATGAGCCGAGCGTCAGCCGGTTCGCGTTGTCGCGCTGCACCCGGTAGGTCGCCGAGCACGTCCCCGGGTAGACGTCGAGAATCCGCCAGGTCGCCGTGCTCGGCGTCGGCGTCGCGCGCGTGAACTCGCCGCCATTCGTCGACTCGGCGTCGGCGAACACGAGGCCCGACAGCGTGACCGCTGCGGTGGACGTCGGCGCCCCCGTGAAGGCCGACGACGCGTACGTCGCGAGCCGGGCCGTCCCGCAGCCCACGTTGAACGTGGCGGCGACACCCTGGTTCACCGTGCCGATGCCGTTCACCAGGTCGTTGGCGGGCGTGTTGTAGAGCACCTGCAGACCGTCCGCGCCCCACTGGCCCGAGCGGTACGCCTGGAGGGAGTCCCCGCTGCGGCCGCTGAGCGTGCACTGCACCTCGAGACGCGTGAGGTCGCCCACCTGGAGGTACGTCCACACCGTGGTGCTCGTCGCGTTGAGCGACGCGCCCTGGGCTCCCCAGTTGACCCACAGGATGCGGTCCCGGTACAGCCCGCTGCCCGTGGTCGCCCGGACGGGCGCGCCCGACCCGCTGGACGAGCTCGCGTCGCCGACCGCCGACCGGGCCGGTGCGGCCGGCTGCACCGCGACGCCGGCGGCGGCGACGACGAGCACGGCCACCGCCGTCCACGCCGCACGCATCAGCCGCGAGCTCATCGACAACCCTCCTCCGGACACGGACCCGGGCGGGCCCGCACCGATCATCGGGAGTTGGACGAGCGACCTGAAGGGACGAAGGTGTGACCGGGATCGCCCCTGGGTGGCAGCACCTCACCCTCTCTCCGGGCACCGCAGGACAAACCCGGATGCACACGGCACCGCGGTGATGACGCAGGTCAGCCGACTGCCACGCCCACGCCGCGCACGCGGCCCGCGGCGAGGGGCCCCGGGCACGACGAAGCGGGCGGCCCCGGGATCTCTCCCAGGACCGCCCGCTGCGGCGATCTCGTCGCGAGGTCAGTCCTCCTGGACCGACCCGCCGGCCGCCACGATCTTCTCCTTGGCGGACGCCGAGAGGGCGTCGACAGCCACGGAGACCTTGACCGTGATGTCGCCGGTGCCGAGCACCTTGACCGGCTGGCCCTTGCGGACCGCGCCCTTGGCGACCAGGTCGGCGACCGTCACGTCGCCACCGTCCGGGTACAGCGCCGAGAGCTTGTCCAGGTTGACGACCTGGTACTCGACGCGGAACGGGTTCTTGAAGCCGCGAAGCTTCGGCAGGCGCATGTGGAGGGGCATCTGGCCACCCTCGAAGCGCTGCGGGACCTGGTAGCGGGCCTTGGTGCCCTTGGTGCCACGGCCCGCGGTCTTGCCCTTCGACGCCTCACCACGGCCCACACGGGTCTTCGCGGTCTTGGCGCCCGGGGCCGGACGCAGGTGGTGCACCTTGAGCGTGCCGCCGGCACCCGGCTTCGCCGCCTCCTCCGCCGCCTTCTTGGCAGCGGCGGACTTGGCAGCCGGGGCCTTCTTCGCGGCGGCGGCCGGGGCGGCCGCAGCCGCCTCGTCCTTCGCCGCAGCCTTCGACGACGCCTTCTTCGCGGGCGCCTTCTCGGCGGCAGCAGCCGTCGCCTTCTTGGCCGGGGCCTTCTTGGCGGCCTTCGGCGCGTCCTGCGCCTCGGTCACCTCGTTCGTCTCGTCAGCCATGGTCACTCGACCTCCTCGACCACCACGAGGTGCTGCACGGTCTTCACCATGCCGCGGATCTCGGGACGGTCCTCCTTGACGACCACGTCGCCGATGCGCTTGAGACCAAGCGTGCGGAGCGTGTCGCGCTGGTTCTGCTTG
The sequence above is a segment of the Cellulomonas palmilytica genome. Coding sequences within it:
- a CDS encoding CshA/CshB family fibrillar adhesin-related protein — protein: MSSRLMRAAWTAVAVLVVAAAGVAVQPAAPARSAVGDASSSSGSGAPVRATTGSGLYRDRILWVNWGAQGASLNATSTTVWTYLQVGDLTRLEVQCTLSGRSGDSLQAYRSGQWGADGLQVLYNTPANDLVNGIGTVNQGVAATFNVGCGTARLATYASSAFTGAPTSTAAVTLSGLVFADAESTNGGEFTRATPTPSTATWRILDVYPGTCSATYRVQRDNANRLTLGSSAECSAPGRSATAVAFADGATTLAVSLEGSGLAAAAFGVVVGVDYGDAPASYGLGGGVVQPTWSGGSPPVNSIFNTWTTLASNGSVSFTRAVLGPPATRLGPNAVPELLPASSADASGDTPDEDALAAALADITYVRGVTTTYAVANIRCAADGATTYVRGWLDWNRNGQFDAGEASSADATCTSTTSTNVTLSFAVPSAVPEGQAAGGDRTFLRLMASTVQAQLAPTGFTARGEVEDWPVRLRVPRLQVTKTANATVMPAAGGVVTYTVVATNVGNGSYTAATPARVYDDLTAVTDDATRGTVTSSPTGVTVSGQLVSWSGALDPGASVTLTIPVTVLATPGDRVMTNVARVSHTVLAAGSVTCAAGSSDEAAQLCARHVLYRSEVRVTKEAFTSAAFTTPITSGASLAPGTTVYWRYTVQNTGSAPLTDVVLTDTATDTRTDAGGTTSATTSPVISCPGTPTVTPGTSVTISSLAAGASRVCTATAPVGVL
- the rplO gene encoding 50S ribosomal protein L15, whose translation is MADETNEVTEAQDAPKAAKKAPAKKATAAAAEKAPAKKASSKAAAKDEAAAAAPAAAAKKAPAAKSAAAKKAAEEAAKPGAGGTLKVHHLRPAPGAKTAKTRVGRGEASKGKTAGRGTKGTKARYQVPQRFEGGQMPLHMRLPKLRGFKNPFRVEYQVVNLDKLSALYPDGGDVTVADLVAKGAVRKGQPVKVLGTGDITVKVSVAVDALSASAKEKIVAAGGSVQED
- the rpmD gene encoding 50S ribosomal protein L30, which codes for MARLKVTQKRSGIGGKQNQRDTLRTLGLKRIGDVVVKEDRPEIRGMVKTVQHLVVVEEVE